One region of Streptomyces capillispiralis genomic DNA includes:
- a CDS encoding helix-turn-helix domain-containing protein gives MSSEARDWVWEHSCSRGTARLVLLSIADRVGDEQCVSWASLSSLAKRTRASVSTVREAIDRLVDAGELEQLEDLTGPQRSTVYRLPLAAKVLAETVDDKDPDQTPAEGTEATPALRISALRRYNIRPREVPESPARARKPAVPESGRSGRKPAPRRAGNRHSDVPETGTQNRSEPDLNRRYSSGGAAVLSAAEWQVDPATHTWAREQGHLDRLGEQGLQAADTKWRAHRSGFKPRSAAAWAADWRSWVAREHPPGRPNVYAVPGTGPGQPGGMTRAEAHTAALLAALNEPTGTEQ, from the coding sequence ATGAGCAGCGAAGCCCGCGACTGGGTGTGGGAGCACAGTTGCAGCCGGGGGACGGCGCGTCTGGTCCTGCTGTCGATCGCCGACCGGGTGGGCGACGAGCAGTGCGTCTCCTGGGCCTCCCTGTCGAGCCTGGCCAAGCGCACCCGCGCCTCCGTCTCCACGGTCCGCGAAGCCATCGACCGTCTGGTCGACGCCGGTGAGCTGGAGCAGCTCGAAGACCTCACCGGCCCGCAGCGCAGCACCGTCTACCGCCTCCCCCTCGCCGCCAAGGTCCTGGCGGAGACCGTGGACGACAAGGACCCCGACCAGACGCCGGCGGAGGGGACCGAAGCCACCCCGGCGCTCCGGATCTCGGCCCTGCGGCGCTACAACATCCGCCCGCGTGAGGTGCCGGAATCCCCTGCGAGGGCCCGGAAACCGGCAGTACCGGAATCCGGCAGGTCCGGACGGAAACCGGCACCTCGACGTGCCGGGAACCGGCACAGCGATGTACCGGAAACCGGCACACAGAACCGTAGTGAACCGGATTTGAACCGGAGGTACAGCAGTGGTGGTGCTGCCGTCCTCTCAGCTGCCGAGTGGCAGGTCGACCCAGCCACCCACACCTGGGCCCGCGAGCAGGGGCACCTCGACCGTCTGGGCGAGCAGGGCCTGCAGGCGGCCGACACGAAGTGGCGTGCCCACCGCTCCGGCTTCAAGCCGAGGTCGGCGGCTGCGTGGGCTGCCGACTGGCGTTCCTGGGTCGCCCGGGAGCACCCCCCTGGCCGCCCGAACGTCTACGCCGTGCCCGGCACGGGTCCCGGCCAGCCCGGCGGCATGACGCGGGCAGAGGCCCACACCGCCGCACTTCTCGCTGCCCTGAACGAGCCGACCGGAACGGAGCAGTAG
- a CDS encoding XRE family transcriptional regulator, whose amino-acid sequence MTTKSTQERIMKDSTEGQVSPKGLMDRLNRLFDTVHPPDRGPFSNAEVAELMEKRGLGKLSAQYLWLLRTGQRDNPTKRHLEALAGFFGVDPAYWFDDAVAEKTVQELELLALLRDTKIKNVLLRLSDVSADGKDAVLGIVESVRKSEGLPPSTGS is encoded by the coding sequence GTGACGACGAAGTCCACCCAGGAAAGGATCATGAAAGACTCGACCGAAGGCCAGGTGAGCCCCAAGGGGCTCATGGACCGCCTAAACCGCCTGTTCGACACAGTGCACCCGCCCGACCGCGGCCCCTTCAGCAACGCCGAGGTGGCCGAACTCATGGAGAAGCGCGGGCTGGGCAAACTGTCGGCCCAGTACCTCTGGCTCCTGCGGACCGGGCAGCGCGATAACCCGACGAAGCGTCACCTCGAAGCGCTAGCAGGGTTTTTCGGCGTGGACCCCGCATACTGGTTCGACGACGCCGTCGCCGAAAAGACCGTGCAGGAACTTGAGTTGCTCGCACTGCTTCGCGACACGAAGATCAAAAACGTGCTCCTTCGCCTGTCCGACGTTTCCGCAGACGGAAAGGATGCCGTCCTGGGAATCGTCGAGAGCGTACGAAAATCCGAGGGGCTGCCACCCTCAACTGGCTCGTAA